Genomic window (Acidobacteriota bacterium):
TCGGCCGCGTGGATGCGCGAGCGCACCGTCGGGGATGGACGTCCGGCCGCTCCCGGATCCTGTCGGGGATCCGGCCCCGAGAAGGCTCCCGCGGAAAGCCCGGTGCCGGGCGGGCTGGAAGGCGCCACCTGGCGCTAATCGAGGCGCGGGCCGCGCGGGACCCACGGCGGAGAGACGACGATCCAGACCTGCCGGGGCGTCGCGCCCTCTTCCTCCCCGGCGAGGGGCCGGAAGTCGGGCACGGGGCGGCCTCGGGGTCCGGGCACGGCACGCCAGCGCCGCATCAGGAGACGCCACGAGGCGCCGGGTCCCGGTGTCTCGCCGAGCCGGCCGAGCGGGGCCACCTCGACCACCAGCCGCGCCCCCGGGCCCTCGGCGCCCGCAGCCCGCAGCCGGACGTACCAGATCGGAAACCTCCGGCACTCCAGCGACACCACCTCCACCCGCTCGAGCGGGGGAGGCAGGTACAGACCGGCCAGCTCCTCCGGCCGGGGCTCGCGGACGACCGGCCCCTCGGGCGTCGCTTCCTCCACCGCCAGCAGGCTGACCGGCGGCTCGGCCCGGCCGGGGCCGAGGGCCCGGAGGACCAGCTCCTCGACCGCCTCGCGGGGGGGCGGCTCGAGCCCCTCGCCGCCGGAGCAGCCGGGGCCGAGCGCCGCCGCGGCCGCGAGCGCCGCCCACCACCACCGCGGATCGGAAACGGCCATCGCGTCGTCCTCCCCCCGCCCGCGCTGCGGCCCGGACGCCGCGGCCGCCCGCGGGGCGCGATGACAGGCGGGGGCGGTTCGGTCATAATGCCCGCCTTTGCGCCCGAAAGGCCAGCCCGGCGTGGGGCGATCCGCAAGGGCGCGGTGCGGCGGTTGCTGGGAGAAGGCGATGCGAAGAATCCGGTGGACGCTGTTGGTGGCGCTGGCGGCGCTCGCCGCGCCGGCGCTGGCGCAGGAGGACGCCGAGGCGACCGACGCGGACTTCACGTTCGCGTGGGGGCTGTCGGCCGGTCAGGTCTCGGGAGGCCGCGTCTCGAAGATGCTCTTCGACGGCGTCCCGCCGCGCATCGACGACACCCGGATGCTCCACGGCCTGTTCGACATCGTCATCGCGCCGCGGCTCGACTTCGAGATGCGGTTCGGCTTCGGCCAGACGGACATGCTGGACACGCCGAACGGCAAGATCGACACCCGGTTGTTCATCTTCGATGCCGGTCTCGTTCCGCACTGGTCGTGGGGACGGTTCGGCTTCGGGGTCCCGCTCGGGCTCGGGTGGGCGGTGACCCAGACCGACAAGAACCTCGCCGACACGATCCCCGGCCGCTCGTTCGACCTGTCGCTGCGCCAGGGAAGCGGCGCGACCATGTTCCTCGGACTGCGGGGTACGCTGAAGGTGGGCGAGAAGTGGGTGCTGTTCGGTGACCTCCGCGCCCGGCGGTTCCACCGGCTGGTGAACGTCACCGAGCGCACCGTGAAATCGACCGAGGTCACGTTCGGGTTCCTGCGCTACTTCTGAGCCGGGAGCGGTGGCCCGCCCGCGCCCGGCCGGCGGAGTCGGTAAGGTGCGGATCGGCGTCCCGCGCGAGACGCGTCACGACGAGCACCGGGTCGGCCTGACCCCCTTCGGAGCCGGCCGGCTGGTCGAGCTGGGCCACGACGTGCTCGTCGAGAGCGGTGCCGGCCGCGACAGCCACTTCTCCGACGAGGACTACGCCGCGCGGGGGGCGCGGATCGTCCACACCGCCGACGAGGTCTACCTCGGGACGGACCTCGTCTGCCAGGTGGGACCGCTCTCCGCCGAGGAGATCGACCGGCTGCGTCCCGAGGGGACGATCTGCGGCTTTCTCCACCTGGCCCTCGCCGGCCCCGAGCTGGTCGAGGCGGTCGAGGCGCGCGAGGTCTCCCTCGTCGGCTACGAGCTGCTCCAGACCGACGACGGCCGGAGGCCGCTGCTCGAGGCGCTCAGCGAGCTGGGCGGGCAGCTCGCCGTGCACACCGCCGCACAGCTCCTCACCCGCACCGCGGGCGGCCGGGGGCTCCTGCTCGGCGGCGTGCCGGGCATCCCTCCCGCCACGGTCGTCGTGCTGGGTGCGGGAACCGCCGGGCGGGCCACGGCGCGCCTCGCACTCGCGGCCGGAGCGCACGTGATCGTCATGGACGAGCGGCTGGATGCCCTCCGGAGGACGATGCAGGAGGTGTCGCGCGACGTCGTCACGGCGGTGCCGAGCGCCCGGAACATCGAGCGCTTCTGCGCCATCGCCGACGTGCTCGTGGGAGCCGTCGCGGTGCCGGGGGGCCGGTCGCCCTACGTCGTTCCGGAGCCGATCGTGCGCCGCATGAAGCCCGGCAGCGTGATCATCGACCTGGCGATCGACCAGGGGGGCTGCGTGGAGACCAGCCGCCCGACGACGCTGCGCGAGCCGACCTACGAGCTGCACGGGGTCATCCACCACTGCGTGCCGAATCTGACCGCCAACGTGCCGCGGACCGCCTCCCGGGCCCTCACGATCGCCGCGCTGCCCTGGATCTCCACGCTGGCGGAGCGCGGCCTCGAGGGCGCTCTCGGCGAGCACGCCGCCCTCCGGCGCTCGCTGTACACCTACCGCGGGAAGCTGGTGAACCGGAGGGCGGCCGAGGCTCTCGGGCGGCCGTGGCAGCCGATCGATCGGCTCCTGTGAGGCGGGCCGTGTCCTGGATCGACGAGTACCGGAAGAAGCGGTGCACCGCGGCGGAGGCGGTCAGGCTGATCGGCAGCGGCCAGCGCGTCTACTACAGCAGCAACGCCGCCACGCCCGGGGCGCTGATCCGCGCCCTGGCCGAGCGGAAGGACGAGCTCGAGAACGTCGAGGCGTGCCATCTGCTGCAGCTCGGCGAGGATCCCCTCAGCCGGCCGGAGATGGAGGGGCATTTCCGGCACAACGCCCTGTTCGTGGGACCCTCGGATCGCGACGCCGTGAACGAGGGGCGAGCCGACTACACGCCCGTGCACCTGCACCACATCCCGCGGCTGCTGCGCTCCGGCCGGCTCCCG
Coding sequences:
- a CDS encoding alanine dehydrogenase; translated protein: MARPRPAGGVGKVRIGVPRETRHDEHRVGLTPFGAGRLVELGHDVLVESGAGRDSHFSDEDYAARGARIVHTADEVYLGTDLVCQVGPLSAEEIDRLRPEGTICGFLHLALAGPELVEAVEAREVSLVGYELLQTDDGRRPLLEALSELGGQLAVHTAAQLLTRTAGGRGLLLGGVPGIPPATVVVLGAGTAGRATARLALAAGAHVIVMDERLDALRRTMQEVSRDVVTAVPSARNIERFCAIADVLVGAVAVPGGRSPYVVPEPIVRRMKPGSVIIDLAIDQGGCVETSRPTTLREPTYELHGVIHHCVPNLTANVPRTASRALTIAALPWISTLAERGLEGALGEHAALRRSLYTYRGKLVNRRAAEALGRPWQPIDRLL